The bacterium nucleotide sequence CTGCCGCCCATGGAGGCCGCGGGTTACGCGCAGGCTGTGGCCCGCAGGCTCGCGGCCAAGCCCATCAGCTCGCTGATCGAGACCAAGCGCCTGATGAAAAAAAGCCAGAGCCAGCTGGTGATGGCGCAGATGGCCGAAGAGGGCGTCAGCTTCGGCCGCATGCTCGGCGAGCCGGCCGCCAAAGAGGCCTTTGGTGCCTTCATGGAACGGCGCAAGCCGGACTTCTCGAAGGTCTGAGGCCCTAAGCGGGCGCTGATTCGACGATGCGCACCGCGAGCTGCCACAGCGCCAGCCGGTGCGCGGCGGCCAGCGCATCGACCGATGCGTCGGCCAGCGGGATGTGAACATCGGCCTGACCCAGCGCTGGCGCGGCGCCGTTCGGGCGGGAGTCGGTCAGCCACCAGCGCGCCTGCAGGCGCAGCGTCTGGCGCCCGGTGTCGGCCATCAGCGTGACGATCTCCGCCCGCAAGCGCCGGGCGGGGTTCACCCCGGGCGGCACGGGGGCTCGCCAGACCAGTCCCGGCC carries:
- a CDS encoding ABC-type transport auxiliary lipoprotein family protein — protein: VASTVVLPGALDRETLVVASGAASLQPLTGHRWVEPLRDSIPRLLVADLAVLRGPGLVWRAPVPPGVNPARRLRAEIVTLMADTGRQTLRLQARWWLTDSRPNGAAPALGQADVHIPLADASVDALAAAHRLALWQLAVRIVESAPA